A stretch of Corynebacterium timonense DNA encodes these proteins:
- the rsmI gene encoding 16S rRNA (cytidine(1402)-2'-O)-methyltransferase, with product MSPSEISLPATGIVLAATPLGNIGDASPRLRDALGRADVVAAEDTRRTRNLAAALGVELGGRVVSNFDHNEDKRVSELVAEARRGLVLVVSDAGMPLVSDPGHALVTAAHDAGVPVTCLPGPSAVTTALALSGLNVGHFIFDGFAPRKAGPRRAWLESLVGQSRAVCFFESPHRIGATLRDAAEVLGADRRAAVCRELTKEYEEVRRGKLGELAEWAAEGLRGEITVVVEGGTQPQAAPEDLVGLVLARVDEGERLKDAVKDVARAHGVKTGDLYDEALLGRGGDS from the coding sequence ATGAGCCCATCTGAAATATCGCTGCCCGCCACGGGCATCGTGCTCGCGGCGACGCCCCTGGGCAACATCGGCGACGCCTCGCCGCGGCTGCGCGACGCACTCGGCCGCGCCGACGTCGTCGCGGCCGAGGACACGCGGCGCACCCGCAACCTGGCGGCCGCGCTCGGCGTCGAGCTCGGCGGCCGGGTGGTCTCCAACTTCGACCACAACGAGGACAAGCGCGTGTCCGAGCTCGTGGCCGAGGCGCGCCGGGGGCTCGTGCTCGTCGTCTCCGACGCCGGGATGCCGCTCGTCTCCGACCCGGGTCACGCCCTCGTCACCGCGGCCCACGACGCCGGGGTGCCGGTGACGTGCCTGCCCGGCCCCTCGGCGGTGACGACGGCGTTGGCGCTGTCGGGGCTAAACGTCGGCCATTTCATCTTCGACGGGTTCGCCCCGCGCAAGGCGGGGCCGCGCCGGGCGTGGCTGGAATCGCTCGTCGGGCAGTCGCGCGCGGTGTGCTTTTTCGAATCCCCGCACCGCATCGGCGCGACGCTGCGCGATGCGGCGGAGGTGCTCGGCGCCGACAGGCGGGCCGCGGTGTGCCGCGAGCTGACCAAAGAGTACGAAGAGGTCCGGCGCGGTAAGCTCGGCGAACTCGCCGAGTGGGCCGCAGAGGGTCTGCGGGGGGAGATCACCGTCGTCGTCGAAGGGGGCACTCAGCCGCAGGCGGCACCGGAGGACCTCGTCGGGCTGGTGCTGGCGCGCGTCGACGAGGGGGAACGGCTCAAGGACGCGGTGAAAGACGTCGCCCGCGCCCACGGGGTGAAAACGGGCGATTTGTACGACGAAGCGCTGCTCGGGCGAGGCGGGGATTCGTAA